GCCACCACCAGCCGCCGCGCTTCGGACTCCTCTAAATCCCGGGGCAGGATGCGAGGCGCGGCCATCAACTGGCGAGCCTCCTCCAGGGGAAGCTGAAGCGCCCGCGCCAGTACCAGCGCGGCCCCTCGGGAGCTGGAGGCATCCACCTGGACTCGAAAGACATTCGCCACGAGCGTCAGTCTATCTCGCGCGCCAGCGGCGGCGTATCAGGGGGCGGACAGCCCTTCCCACGAGCGCGAGCAACGCGGCGAACGCCATCCCCGAGCCACCGCGGCGCCCCGAGACCGCGCAGCCGCCTCCGCGCTCCTCATCCTCGGATACGGGCTCGTCACAGGGCAGCCACGACCGGCACACCCCGCCCGCCTTCACGCACAGCCGGTCCCCATCGGCTCCGGTGCAGTCCGCGCCGAAGCGGCCGGCCTCGAGCCCCGCCACCGCACAGCTCTTCTCCCCATCGGTCCGGGTGACACAGGCCATGCCGACCGGGCAATCGGTGTGGCCCTGACACCGTGCCATGCACGCGTCCACCGAGGCATCGAACAACGGCCGCGTGGGCGGTGCCCGTGCCACGTCGTCGAGAATGGCCTGAAGGAAGGCCGCCTGCACATCGACGCGCATGTTGGTGCCCCTCGTGCAGGCGGGGTCTCCATACGAGGTGACACCGACGAGACGCTCGGCCCCCTCGGCCTCCAGGAACAACGGACCGCCGCTGTCACCGCCGCACGACATCCCAGGCGAGGCCTCGATGGAGAAGGTTCCCGCCCCGACCGCCGTCACCCGGGCCGTGCCACTGCGCCGGCTGCCCCTCCCGCCCTCGTCATCGAGTCCGAATCCCACCACCCGCAGGGTCCGCCCCACCACGTCCGCGGGCAGCGACACCTCCGCCAGCGGCACCGGCGCGACGGGCGCGTCCTCGGCGAGGATCAGCACACCGATGTCGTTCTCCACGGCGTTGAAGGCGGGGTGCAGCCGGCCCTCGAGGACCCGCACGCGCTCGGAGGGGAGCGCCCGCGACGGCTCGGGCGAGAACACCACCGAGAGCACCTGGGAGACGTCGGGGCTCTCCACGCAGTGCGCCGCGGTCAGGACGACCCGGGGGGCCACCAGCGTGCCCGTGCACAGGAGGGGGGAGGCCTCGTCCGGCTCACCACAGAGCGGCGACACCGGGACGATCGCCACCACGGCGGGAGAGCCCGGCTCGAGCACTCCCCCGGTGATGGCCCGCCGCTCCATCCGGGGCGAAGGCGCGGGAGGCACGCCGCACGCGCCCGCCACCAGGAGGAGCAGCACGGCGGCGGGCCCCGGCCTGGGATGGAGCCCGCGCACCGTCCGGCGCTCAGTCGCGCGAGAAGTCACCCTGCGCATCGACCGAGGGTTTGCCGTCGAGGTCCCAGTACTTCCACTCACCGGCCTTCTCGCCATTGGCGTAGTGGCCCTGGGCGGCCAGCACTCCATTCGAGTGCCACTCCGAGTAGGGGCCCTGCGCACGCTGCGCGAGCAGTGTGCCCTCGGCCCACTTCTTCCCATCCGAGCGCCACGCGGTCCACTTCACCTCCTGCGAGCCGGCGGAGTGGACCTCCTCGCGGTTCTTCTGTCCCTCTTCGTAGTAGAGGGTCCACACGCCCTGCTTGAGGCCGCCGCGGTACTCGCCCTCAAGCTGCTTCACGCCGGTGTCGAAGTAGCTCACCCACCGGCCCTCCATCTTGCCGTCGACGTAGGGCCCCTCGGTCTTGAGCTTCCCGTTGGGGTGCCACTCCGCCCAACGGCCGTGCTTCCTGCCATCGGGCTTCGCGCACCACTGCAGCGTCCCCTCCGGTGGCGCGCGGCCATGCAGCCGCGCGTCATCGGGGCAGGGATTGGAGGCCTTGCTACACCCGAGCGCCGTGCCCACGACGACGGCCAGCGCGGCGAGGCGCTTGCGAGAGGAGACTAGTAGCAGGTGCCGACTCCGCTGCAGCTGCAGTTGTTGCTGGCGAACGAGTAGTCATCGGAGGCGGCCGAGAAGGTGCCGAGGCCGTAGTCGTGCTTGGCGCAGTCCTGGGTGTACGCGGTGGTGCCCACGCACGCGGGGGTGCTGGTGATGCCGCAACCCTGGCCGCAGCGGCCCTTGCAGCCCTGGCCCGAGCCGCCGGTGCAGCCGCAGCCCATGCCGGCCTGGCGGGTGTAGCCGCCGATGTTCTGGCTGCCGCAGGAGCAGGAGATATGGGTCCAGCCGCGCGCCGACACGTACTGGTAGGGCGAGAGCAGCTCACCGGTGGGGACGATCTGCATGAAGCTGGTCTGGCGCATCGCCGCCTCCTCGGAGCGCGTGCGCTGCCCCTCGGCGGGGATGGCGTTGGAGATGCCCTCGAGCAGCGGGGCGATCAACTGGGCCTGCGCCGCGTCGAGCGCATTGCCCTCGGGCATGAACTTGCCCACGCCCTGGGTGTAGTCGAGGTGGAAGCCGATGACGGGATTGCCGAAGTCGTAGGTCACCTCGACGACGTTGGCGGAGGTCTCGACCGCCAGCATGCGGACGGACGCGCCGCCCGAGCGGTAGGTGGCCTCGAGCGTGGTGGCGTCACGCTGGAGCAGCGCGAAGCCCTCCGCCTCATCCACGGCTTGCGTCGGCCCGTTCGAACAGCCGATCGCCATCACCATCGTCATCACGGCCAGGAAGAGCTTCTTCATCTCGGTCTCGCTTCCGCGCGGGGGCGCACAGGAAAGGGACCGGAATGCTAGGGAGAGTTCTCGTGCATGTCTATGAGAAATCAGGAATTCCAATAAAACCCGCATGCCGCGCCGGGTCAGGGATGCATATGGAACGCCGCGTCAGGGAGACCGGGTTGAGCCGCCCCGCCCCCGGCGAGCGCCTCGCCGCACCAGCGCGAGCACGGCGAGCCCGAGCCCCCACGCGCCGCTCCCCGAGCCCACGCCACAGCCACAGCCCACCTGCAGCGCGAGGCCGCCCACGTTGAAGTCGAGCGGCGCCGACCGCGCGCTCCGCAAGCCGTACTGCTCGGCCCAGGCGGACGCCTCATGCGGCCCCTCGGCGAGCTCCGTGGCGGGCACGACGGCGAAGGTACCGGAGTCGTCCGCCACCACGGGCGCCCCCAGCGGCTCACCATCGAGGAACACCTGCACGGTGGCACCGGGCGCCGTCCTGCCCTCGAGACGGGGCTTCGCGGAGACTCCGGCCTCCCCGGCGCCGGGAGACACCCAGCCCGGCACGGCGGGCGCGGCGAAGGCCTGGTCGAGGATGTCCTGGCGGCCCGCGTAGAGCGGATCCTCCGCGACGACGGGCTCGGCGCCCCGGGTGCCCACGGGCGAGTAACCCGCGCCCCCCGCGCTCACGGTGGCGGAACAGTCCGCGGGCACACCGCCCTGGGCCTGGAGGAACAGCAGCCCGCCACCTCCACCTCCCCCGGGAGAGGTGTCACTGAACGCGCCCGCCCCACCGTTGGCCGAGAGCACGGTGCAGCCGAGCTTCTGCGCGACGCGCACGTGCACCGTGCCGCCCGCGCCTCCACCTCCGCCGCCGCCGTGCAGACCACTGGCCGAGGGCGCGCCCAGGCCGTTGGCGGTGATGAAGCCGCGAGGACGGGGACCCTCGATTTCACGAGCGCGCACGAAGACGATGCCGCCGCCCACGCCTCCCGCCGTGCCCTCGATGCCCGCGCCACCCCCGCCACCGAGCAGCAGGCGCTCCTGGCTCCGCGTGTAGCGCAGCGCCGAGCCACCCCGGCCGCCCACCTCGCGCTCCTCCGCTTCCTGCGAGGAACGGCCGCCCTGCCCGCCCGGGCCCACGTGGCCACCACCACCACCCCCCGCGTCGTGGCAGTTGCCGCCCCCGCCTCCATTGGCGAGCCGGCCATACCCACTCCTGGGGATGGCATCGCCCAGGCCGGCGAGCCCCTCGCCCTTGCGCGCGCCGCCTCCCACGGAAGCCGTCCCGTCCTCCGCCGCGCAGTCGTAGAGCTCCAAGGCCACATCCGCCTCGGCCGAGCCGCCCCGGAAACCCAACCCGTCCACGTCCAGCGAACCCTGGTTGAAGATGGTGCCGGTGACCAGCAACGCCAGCACGCCGCCGCTGCGCCCATCCCACGCCCGTGCCCGCAGCGTGCCCGCGTTGGCGATGCGCACGTCCGTGTACTCGGGCACGCGCACCACCTGGGAGACGGAGGCGAAGCGATTCACCAGCGGCGCGCTCAGACGCAGCACCCCGGTCCCCACCTCCGCCACGCGCGCCAGCTCCCACCGGCCCGCGCCCGAGTCCCGCGCCTCGAGCTCGTCCACCGCCGCGCGCAGCAGCGCGTAGGGCTGCTCGTCCCCCATCTGCAGCACCAGCACCAGCTCGCCCGCGGCGAAGGCCGAGGTGTCCGCCACGCTCAGCTCGGTGGCCCCCGCCGAGGCCCCGGCGGTGAGCGGCGTGGAGGCGTTGATGACGAACCCCGGGTTCCTCACCTGCAGGCTGCCGTGCTGCCCATTGCCCAGGCCGAAGGTGTCCGGCTCGGCGTGGACCGCCAGCGGACACAGCCCCAGCACCACGGCCAGCAGCCCGAGCGGAAACCCCGGCGCGAGGCCGGGGATGAAGTGACGCGAGACAGATGGCGACACGTCCCACCTCCAGTGTCCACGTCTCGTCATATGAGAAAACAAGGGAGAACCGCAACTCCCGAAGGACAGGGACACACCGGCGGTGCGTCCCCTCTGTTCAGAAGCGGCCCTGGGCGAGCGAGAGCACGGTCACCACGCGGCCGGGCCGCGACACATCCGGGGCGAACACGGGAAGCGGAGCGCCCACGGAGAGGCGAGTGCCGTCGACGTTGAGCAGCGCGCCCGCGGGAGCCCTGGAGGCGAAGGAGGAGCGCTCCTTGGTGAGGTTGATGACGACGGTCTGCACCAGGGCCACGAAGAACCAGCTGGCCACGTGGGTGGGCCAGAGGATGAGCTCGAGGCCGCCGTGGCGCGAGGGCAGGCTGTACTGGAGGGACCAGAAGGCCGCGTAGGTGGCGATGCCGGAGAGCCACGTCCAGATGAAGCTGTGGGAGTAGCCCAGGTCGGTGCTGGCGATGAGCCAGATGGGCAGGGTGCTGAGCAGCGGGAGGACGGCGCCGTTGAAGAGGATCATCGCGTGGGTACCGGCACCCAGGACGAAGTCGGTGCCCTCGCCGCCGGTGAAGGCGGAGGAGAGGACGGTGGCGCCAAAGAGGGTGACGACCTCCACGGCCCACAGGCCGGAGCCCACGACGAGCTGCGAGCCGAAGCCGGTGACGAACTCCCCGAAGGCGCGCAGGAAGGAGAAGGACGAGCGGCGCACGGGCCTGCCGGGCTGGTGCTCGTGCGAGAGGAGCCCGTAGTCATGGGCCACGGCGACGGAGGGCGAGAGCAGGCTCAACGCACGGGGCGGCTCCACGTCGAGCCGGGGCGCATCCGCCGGAGAGAGCTGGAGAACGGAGAGGACGAGCAGGGTCGCGAGCATGGAAGGAGTATGCCCGCTGGGAACGACACCAGCTCCGTGGTTAGGCTTTCACCCCATGATGCTTCACATCCCCAACGTCCTCACCGCCGAGCAGGTGGCGCGCTGCCGCGAGGTCTTCGCCCAGGCCTCCTGGGAGGATGGCCGCAGCACCGCCGGCCACCAGTCCGCCCAGGCCAAGAAGAACCTCCAGCTGCCGGAGAACGGCCCCGAGGCCCGTGAGCTCGGGGACCTCGTCCTGCGGGGACTCGAGCGCAGCCCGCTGTTCGTCTCGGCCGTGCTGCCCCAGCGGGTCTTCCCGCCGCTCTTCAACCGCTACGACGCGGGCATGACCTTCGGCTCGCACGTGGACAACGCCATCCGCCCCATCACCGGCACGCCCATGCGTCTGCGCACCGACGTCTCCGCCACCCTCTTCCTGTCCGATCCGGACACCTATGACGGCGGCGAGCTCGTCGTGGAGGACACCTACGGCAGCCACTCGGTGAAGCTGCCCGCGGGGGACCTCATCGTCTACCCCGCCTCCAGCCTCCACCACGTCACCCCCATCACCCGGGGCGTCCGGCTCGCGTCCTTCTTCTGGGTCCAGAGCATGATCCGCGACGTCTCGCAGCGCTCGCTGCTCTTCGACCTCGACATGGCCATCATGCAGCTCAACAAGGAGGTGCCCAAGAGCCCCTCCCTCGTCATGTTGACGGGCGTCTACCACAACCTCCTCCGCCAATGGGCCGAGCCCTGAAAGCACCCCCCGTGCCACCCACCTCACACGGGAAACGGCCCCCACATTGACGTCCCAACCCACGTGGGATATCTCTGCCCGGGGTGCAACTGAGAATGATTCTCAATTTCCATATCGGGATGCAGGACGTGGCCCCCACGGCCCGGCAGGACGCACGGCCCCCCGTGGGCCTGTTCCGCATGGGCGAGGCCACCTCGACGGGTGAGCGGGAGCGCTGGGCCTGGGCGCTGTTCGCCGCCGGGCTCGTGCACGCCGTGGTGCTGATCGTCGGGCTCACCCTGCCGCACAGCGCCCCGAAGGCCGCCACGCTCCCCGAGGAGCCGGAGGTGGTGTTCTTCTCCTTCCCGCCTCCGCCCGCCGCGGCCTCCAGCGCCACGGCCGCCACGGCGCCCGAGCGGGTGAAGCGCCAGGCGCGGACGCGCGCGCCCCGGGTCGTCCCGACGCTCGCGCTGAAGACGCCGGTCCCCGAGCCCGTGGAGGCGCCGGTCGAGACGGCGAACCCCGAGACGGTGCGGGACACGCCGCCGGACGTCGAGGAGCCGCCCGCGGGTGAGGGCAGCCCGGGAGTGCAGGGCGTCGTCGCGGGAATCGTGGGCGGCGCGCTGGATGGACGTGAGGGCGGGCTGCTGGGCGCCACGGGCGGCTCGGCGCTCGAGTTGAAGCAGGTGGCGCGCGCTCCGGAAGTGCTCGCGCAGGTCCAGCCGCGCTACCCCCGGCGGGCCAAGGCCGATGGAATCCAGGGGCTCGTGCTGGTGCGCATCATCATCGGCACGGATGGGCGCGTGGAGCCCGAGCACACGCGCGTCATCCGCTCGGTCCCCGAGCTCGACGCGGCGGCCATCTCCGCCGTCAGCCAGTGGCGCTTCTCGCCGGCACTCGGCCACCACGGCCGGCCGGTGCGCGTCATCGTCGAGATTCCCGTCCAGTTCTCCCTGAAGTGAAGCGCGGAGTGGGGCTCCGCACCCTGAGGCACCCGATGAGCAGCATCACCTTTCGCAAGATCATCTTCTGGCCCCATCTGGTGTCCGGAGTCATCGCCGGAATCGTCATCGGCATCATGTCGCTCACCGGAGCGGCGATCGCCTTCGAGTCCGAGCTCGTCGACTGGGCCGACAGCGCCAACCGGCGCGTGCAGGTGCCCTCCGCGGACGCGCCGCGCCTGTCCGTCGACGAGCTGCTGGCCCGCGTGAAGGAGGCCCGTCCGAAGGCGCAGCCCTCGGGCGTGACGGTGTATCCCGAGCCGGACTCTGCCGTGCTGGTGCTCACCGGCCGCGCCGAGGGCGTGTATGTGAATCCGTACACGGGCGAGGTGCGTGAGCAGGGCGCGAAGGGCTGGCGCTCGTTCTTCCACCTCATGGAGGAGTGGCACCGGTGGCTCGGCGCGCAGGGTGACAACCGCCCCGTGGGCAAGGCCATCACCGGCGTGTCCAACGCCGCCTTCCTGTTCCTGGCGATCTCCGGCCTGTACCTGTGGTGGCCGCGCAAGTGGACGATGAAGACGGTGCGGCCCGTGCTCTGGTTCCGGGGCGGGCTGAAGGGCAAGGCGCGCGACTTCAACTGGCACAACACCATCGGCTTCTGGGCCCTGCCCGTGCTCATCGTCCTGACGGCGACGGGCATGGTCATCTCCTACAAGTGGGCCTCGGACCTCGTCTTCAAGCTCGCGGGCACCGAGCCGCCCGTCGCCCAGGGCCCGGCCGCCTCGGCCCCGGTGAAGGTGCCCACCCCGCCGGAGGGCGCGAAGCCGATCGGCCTCGAGCCCCTCTTCGCCGAGGCGCGCAAGCAGGTGCCCGCCTGGGAGACCATCACGGTGCGCCTGGGCGGTGGACAGCGCCCGAACCCGGGCCCGCAGGCGCAGGGTCCCCAGGCGCAGGGCCCCCAGGGTCAGGCTCCGCGGGGCGAGGGCCCCGGTCCCCGGGCGCAGGGTCCCCAGGCTCAAGGGCCCGGTCCGCAGGGTCCGCAGGCCGTCACGCTCGCCATCCGCGAGCAGGGGGGCTGGCCGCTCTTCGCCGCCGCCCAGGTGTCGTTCGATCCCTTCACCGGACAGGTGCTGCGCCGCGAGACCTTCGCGGACTACAACACCGGCCGGAAGGCCCGCACGTGGATGCGCTTCCTGCACACGGGCGAGGCCCTCGGGTGGGTGGGCCAGCTGCTGGCCGCCATCGCCTCGCTGGGGGGAGTGCTGCTCGTGTGGACCGGCTTCGCCCTGTCCTGGCGGCGCTTCTTCCCGAGCCGCCGCCCCAGCGCCACCGCGCAACCCGAGACGGCAACGGCGGAGCCCGAGACGGCGGCCTGACGGCCCACGTCAATGCCTAGCAACGCGCGGCGTCACCTCCGCGCGTGCGCCAAAGCCATACGAAAATCATTGTCGCCCCACCAAATCCTGAATATGAGAATGCTTCTCAACTTCAGGTCCAGACCGAGCTGAACCTCCGCCGGTCCGGCCACCACGACACGCCAGAAGGCCAGAAGGATTGAGGGACCGAATGTCTTCCACGAAGAACAACAGGACGGGCATCCGCTCGACGAAGGGCACCGCGGGAGGCGTGCGCGGCGCGCTGTGGCCGCTGGGACAGGCGGCGGTGGGCCTGGCGTCGGCCCTGGCCGCGGGCGGAGCGCTCGCCCAGGAGACGACGCCTCCGGCGGACGCACCGCGCACGGAGCAGACGGCCCCGGCCCCCGAGCAGAAGCAGGAGGGCGCCCAGGAGACGTTCGTGCTGCCCACGGTGCAGGTGCAGGAGGCGGCGGAGCCGGAGAGCTACCACGCCCCGGAGAGCAGCCTCAGGCGGCTGCCGGCGCCGCTGGTGAATACGCCGCAGTCCGTCACCGTGGTCTCCCGCGAGGTCCTCCAGGAGCAGCAGGCGACGTCGGTGCGCGATGCGCTGCGCAACGTGTCCGGCATCACCATCGCCGCGGGCGAGGGCGGCCGCCAGGGTGACTCCTTCAACCTGCGGGGCTTCTCGGCGCAGACGGACACGTTCCGCGACGGCGTGCGTGACCTGGGCTGGTTCACGCGCGACACCTTCAACCTCCAGGGCGTCGAGGTCTACTTCGGTCCGTCCTCCGTGCTCTTCGGCCGCGGCTCGACGGGCGGCGCGCTCAACCTCGTCACGAAGAAGCCGGGCCGGCGCTCCTTCCGCAACGTGAGCCTGTCGGGCGGCACCGCGCCCATGGGCCGTGTCGAGGCCGACATCAACGAGGCCATCAACGACCGCGTCCAGGTGCGCCTCAACGCGCTGGGCCAGCTCTCCGGCGTGGCGGGCCGTGACAACGTCTCGGAGAACCGCGCGGGCATCGCCCCCTCGTTGCGCATCGCGCTGGGCGAGAGCACCGCGCTCGAGCTCGACTACCTCTACCAGCACGAGGACAGCACCCCGGACTACGGCCACCCGTACTTCAACGGGGCCCCCGTCTCGACGAGCCTCGGCGTCCCGCGCTCGGCCTTCTACGGCGTGAAGGGCCTGGACACCGAGCGTGTGAATGCCCACATCGGTACCGCGCAGCTCCAGCACCGGTTCAGCGACAAGGTCCAGCTCACCAACTCGCTGCGCCTCGGCGGGGTGGACCGCTACGCCCTGCCCACGGCGCCCCGCGGGCTCACGCCCACCACCGGCAGCCCGACGACGATCGGCCGCCAGCGCTTCGAGACCGACACGGACAACACCTACCTCGCCAACCAGCTCAACCTGCGCGGCGATCTCGAGACGGGCTTCCTCAAGCACCAGGCGAACGCCGGGCTCGAGCTGACCTGGGAGACGCGGGAGCAGAGCCGCAACAACCTGAACGCGGTGGGGCTGCCCACCGGGCCCAACATCACCGCCGATCTGTTCGACCCGAATCCCACGCCGGACCTGTCGGCCGTCAACCCCATCTTCAACAACTCCAACCTGAGCCGGCAGTGGACGGTGGGCGCCTACGCGGCGGATCAGATCTCCCTCGGCCGCTACGTGGATGTGCTCGGCTCCGTGCGCTTCGATGTCTTCGACACGAAGTACACGGCGGTGGACGCCGCGCGCACCAGCACCGTGCTGCGGCGCCAGGACAACCTCTTCAACTGGCGCGTGGGAATGATCGCCCACCCGCTGGAGAAGACGAGCGTCTACGCGACGTACGGCACGTCCGCCAACCCGTCGGCCGAGGTGGGCACCCTCACCACCGGGACGGTGAACCTGGAGCCGGAGCGCAACGCCACCATCGAGTTCGGCGCCAAGGCGGACCTGTTCGAGGATCGGCTGGGCCTGAACGCGGCGGTCTTCCGCGTGGACAAGACGAACGCGCGCGTGCCGAACAGCGACCCCGCCGGTCCCCCGACGATCCTCGAGGGCGCCCAGCGCGTGCAGGGCTTCAGCGTCGGCGTGACGGGCAGCATCACCAGCACCTGGAGGGTGATCGCCAACTACACCCAGCTGGACTCGGAGATCCGCAAGCACAGCAACGCGTATCTCGTGGGCCAGCCGCTGCCGAGCACGCCTCCGCGCAGCCTCTCGCTGTGGACGACCGTCACCCCGCTGCAGCAGCTCACGATTGGCGCTGGCGCCGTGTACCAGGACGTGACGACGGCCAACAATCCGGCGTCGGAGAGCGTGGCTTTCGTCAAGGTGCCCAACTTCTGGCGCTTCGATGCCTTCGCCAGCTACGCGCTGTTCAACCGGGTCGATCTCCAGCTCAACCTGAACAACATCAGCGATGAGCTGTACTACGAGCAGTACTACTCCGCGCAGGCGGTTCCCGCCGAGGGCCGCTCGGCCAACCTGACGGCCCGGGTGCGCTTCTAACCTGTCCCCTCTCTCCGAGCGGCGCGGAATGCGGGTACACTGCCCGCTCGGAGGTCAGGGACATGAATGAGACGACGTTCACCTTCGTGTCGGTCTGCGGGCCGCTCTCGCTCCAGGACGAGCTCCTCGAAGCGGTGCTCTACCTGGGGCCACTCGTCGGGATTCCCCTGCTGCTGTGGCTGCGACGGGGCCCTCGCGACGACCAGGACGTGCTGGGCTCCGCCCGCGTGGCTCCGGCCAGCCTCTCCCAGCGCCTGCTCGACTTCTCGGGCTGGTTGCTCCTGTCCGGCGCCGTGCTGCTGCTGCCCGCCGGGGTGACGGCGCTGATCCACTTCATGATGTTCTTCAGGATCGAGGACGACCTGCTGCCCATGCGGCACCGGGTCCTCGAGCCCTCCTGGGGTTGGACCGCCGCGGCGGTGCTGCTGTGCTGCGCGCGTCTCTTCCTCTGGCTGCGCACGCCCGGCTCCGAGCAGGACGTGCTTCGTGTCAGGGCTCGGACGTAGCCGTCAGCGCCTGCGCCCGCTCGCCGTGTCGAACCGGTGCAGCCGCTGCGCGTCGTAGCGCAGCCACACCGTCGAGCCCGTGGGGGCCGAGAAGTCCTCGCGGGCCCTGGCGATGAGGCGCTCGCCGGCCACGTCCACCGTCACCCAGCTCTCCGAGCCCATCGGCTCCACCAGGTACACCGTGCCGCTCAGTGCGCCCTGGGGCGCCGCGCCGGTGCCCACCTCGAGGTGCTCGGGCCGCAGTCCCAGCGTCACGCCGTCCTCGCGCATCCCCAGCGTCTCCGGCTTCACCAGGTTGATGCGCGGCGAGCCGAAGAAGGCCGCCACGAACAGGTTCGCCGGGGCGTCGTAGAGCTCGCGCGGCGGCGCCACCTGCTGCACCTCGCCCTGGCTCATCACCACCACCCGGTCCGAGAGCGTCATCGCCTCGGCCTGGTCATGCGTGACGTAGATGAACGTCGCCTTGAGGCGCTCGTGCAGCTTCTTGATCTCCCCGCGCATCTGCGTGCGCAGCGCGGCGTCCAGGTTGGACAGGGGCTCGTCGAACAGGAACACCTTGGGCCGCCGCACCAGCGCGCGCCCCAAGGCCACGCGCTGCCGCTGGCCACCACTGAGCTCCTTCGGCCGGCGCGTCAGCAGCTTCTCCAGCCCGAGCAGCGCCGCCGTCTCATTCACACGCTGATCAATGGTCGCCTGGTCCGCGCCCGAGACCTTCAGGGGGAAGGCCATGTTTCCGCGCACGTCCATGTGCGGGTACAGCGCGTAGCTCTGGAAGACCATGGCGATGTCCCGCTCGCGCGGAGACATGTTGTTGACCGCCACGCCGTCGATGCGCAGCACACCGCCGGAGATCTCCTCCAGGCCGGCGATGAGGTTGAGCGTCGTCGACTTGCCGCACCCGGACGGGCCCACCAGCGAGACGAACTCGCCATCGGCGATTTCCAGCGTCACGTCCTTCGCCCCCACCACCCCGCCCCGGTACTCCTTGCGAACGCCTTCCAGTGAGACCGTTGCCACGCCGCGTGCCTCCTCGCTGAGGTCCACCCGGCAGACTATCGGCACCGAGGCGCCTTGGGGGCTTCTATTCTCGCGCAGGTGTCCGGTACGAGACCGGCCTCCCGGTGTCCCTGGTAATCTGCCGGGACAGCGCACTCCGACCGTTCCCCATGCGAAGACCTCCGGTGCAGTTCGTGCTCTCCCTCTCGGTGGCCGCCGTCCTCGGCCTCTCCTGCGTCACCGTGCGGCCTTACGGCGCTCCGGCGGCTCCCGCACAGTTCCATCAGTCTTGTGGGCCTGCTTGTGCGGCCCCCGTCGCCCCCAGCACCGGTGAGATTCTCGTGCCGGCAGCGACCCGGGCCGGACAGGTGTTCGAGAAGGCCGTCCAGGCCGCCGAAGTCATTCAGGGCTTCCTCAACGTCTCCAAATTTCTCGATGAAGCGCAGAAGGAGCGCGCGGAGAAGATCATCGTCGAGTGCGTCAAGGAGGCTCACTTCAAGGTCGAAGAGGACCTCTTCGGGAAGGGGAAGACCCTTCCCTCGTCGGACTGCAAGAAGCCCCCCACTGTCGAAAAGAAGCTCGCGCCTACCTGGCAGAGGCATCTTGGAATCCTCAAACATGCAGCGGCCTTCGCCTGCATACAGGAGCGATTCTCCGAAGAGTTCCCAGACAACTTCGCCATCGAACCGCGTTACCGAAGGGAAGAGCTCACGAACGAACTCATGCTGACCGACAGATGGGTGGGCTCGAAGCAGCCTGACCTCGTCCTCCATTTCACCCGGAATGCCACTCGGATCCAGTGCATCTATGAACTCAAGTTCCCCTGCGGCAATGAGCAGGGCGATCCCTGGAGGGATAAGCGCGTGCAAATCCAGATGGAGGAATACAGAGCCCTCGGCGGTGAATGCGAGCCCGTCATCGTCACCCCACAACTCGAGATCAGCCGACGGTAGACCCCATGCCCCCCAGCTACCCACGCGTCCGAATCCAAGGCACTGTTCGCACCGAGTCGTACGGCTTCGAGGAAGTCGAAGGGAAGCTCGTCAAGAAGGTACGAGAGCACGTGTACGAGCGTGTCCTCGCGAGGGACGTGGTCCGCATCATCTTCTTCCTGCCCCACCATCACCACCACCTCACCACCGGAGTGACCCACGCTCTCGACAGTTACCTGCGTGCCATCGAGGGATGCTCCGGCGCGCTCTCGAATTACACCTGTTGCTGGTGGGAGCCCTCCGACCTGACGGAGCCATCGGACTGGGCCCTCATCCGCGGAACCCTGGAGCCGAAAGAGCCCCGGTTCTTCGAGGACTATGAGCCCGACGATGCACGCTTCGCCCACAAGGACGGCGCTGATCCGTACTTCACCCTCTTCGGCGAGCAGGGAAATGGCTACTCCTTCAGCTACCACGCCCGGCTTCCCTGGCGAGAACCGCCTCCCCACAGCGTGAGTGTCC
The sequence above is drawn from the Archangium gephyra genome and encodes:
- a CDS encoding ABC transporter ATP-binding protein, yielding MATVSLEGVRKEYRGGVVGAKDVTLEIADGEFVSLVGPSGCGKSTTLNLIAGLEEISGGVLRIDGVAVNNMSPRERDIAMVFQSYALYPHMDVRGNMAFPLKVSGADQATIDQRVNETAALLGLEKLLTRRPKELSGGQRQRVALGRALVRRPKVFLFDEPLSNLDAALRTQMRGEIKKLHERLKATFIYVTHDQAEAMTLSDRVVVMSQGEVQQVAPPRELYDAPANLFVAAFFGSPRINLVKPETLGMREDGVTLGLRPEHLEVGTGAAPQGALSGTVYLVEPMGSESWVTVDVAGERLIARAREDFSAPTGSTVWLRYDAQRLHRFDTASGRRR
- a CDS encoding PepSY-associated TM helix domain-containing protein, translated to MSSITFRKIIFWPHLVSGVIAGIVIGIMSLTGAAIAFESELVDWADSANRRVQVPSADAPRLSVDELLARVKEARPKAQPSGVTVYPEPDSAVLVLTGRAEGVYVNPYTGEVREQGAKGWRSFFHLMEEWHRWLGAQGDNRPVGKAITGVSNAAFLFLAISGLYLWWPRKWTMKTVRPVLWFRGGLKGKARDFNWHNTIGFWALPVLIVLTATGMVISYKWASDLVFKLAGTEPPVAQGPAASAPVKVPTPPEGAKPIGLEPLFAEARKQVPAWETITVRLGGGQRPNPGPQAQGPQAQGPQGQAPRGEGPGPRAQGPQAQGPGPQGPQAVTLAIREQGGWPLFAAAQVSFDPFTGQVLRRETFADYNTGRKARTWMRFLHTGEALGWVGQLLAAIASLGGVLLVWTGFALSWRRFFPSRRPSATAQPETATAEPETAA
- a CDS encoding TonB-dependent receptor; protein product: MSSTKNNRTGIRSTKGTAGGVRGALWPLGQAAVGLASALAAGGALAQETTPPADAPRTEQTAPAPEQKQEGAQETFVLPTVQVQEAAEPESYHAPESSLRRLPAPLVNTPQSVTVVSREVLQEQQATSVRDALRNVSGITIAAGEGGRQGDSFNLRGFSAQTDTFRDGVRDLGWFTRDTFNLQGVEVYFGPSSVLFGRGSTGGALNLVTKKPGRRSFRNVSLSGGTAPMGRVEADINEAINDRVQVRLNALGQLSGVAGRDNVSENRAGIAPSLRIALGESTALELDYLYQHEDSTPDYGHPYFNGAPVSTSLGVPRSAFYGVKGLDTERVNAHIGTAQLQHRFSDKVQLTNSLRLGGVDRYALPTAPRGLTPTTGSPTTIGRQRFETDTDNTYLANQLNLRGDLETGFLKHQANAGLELTWETREQSRNNLNAVGLPTGPNITADLFDPNPTPDLSAVNPIFNNSNLSRQWTVGAYAADQISLGRYVDVLGSVRFDVFDTKYTAVDAARTSTVLRRQDNLFNWRVGMIAHPLEKTSVYATYGTSANPSAEVGTLTTGTVNLEPERNATIEFGAKADLFEDRLGLNAAVFRVDKTNARVPNSDPAGPPTILEGAQRVQGFSVGVTGSITSTWRVIANYTQLDSEIRKHSNAYLVGQPLPSTPPRSLSLWTTVTPLQQLTIGAGAVYQDVTTANNPASESVAFVKVPNFWRFDAFASYALFNRVDLQLNLNNISDELYYEQYYSAQAVPAEGRSANLTARVRF